The DNA sequence TAAGCGGCCTGCCGCTGCTATAGACGTCGAGTGCCGCACCATCGAAGGGCGGAGGCCCTTCTATGTGAAGCCGCGTTCCGCAATCGATGGCGTATTCGGTGCGCAATTCGCCCGAATCGCCGGCGGCGACGGCCACGAAGAGCCCGGGTGCGTCCATCAGCCGACGGATCTGGACGTGGATGGCGGCGAAGAGCGATTCGAGGTCGAGTTCGCCCGCGAACGCGGCCGCGCTGTCAAGCAGCGTGGCTAGCCGGTCTGCGCGGTCGAGCGCTTGCGAAGTGCGCCGGGCAAAATCCAACGACGCGGCCGCCAGGCGGACGGCAGCGATGGATACGAGATCGGTGGTCGCGTCGAAGACGCGGGCATTTTGATAGGCACAGAGGATGAAGCCGAGCGAGCGGCGGCCTCTATCGAGGCGCAATGCGAGAAGCGAGACCGCATTCAGGCGGTTTGCCGCCGCGCCGATCGGACCCGAAAGGGTGGCAGCATCGGGCACGGTGACACTCACTCTGCCGAATGGGAGCACTTCAGCGAGGTCTTCGACGGAAACGGACCGGCCCTGCGGCGGCGTTTCGCCGGACGCGGCGACGGCCGCCGGTGCATAAGCGCCCGCGCTCTCGTCGAGGATATAGACTTCGACGACCCGGCAATCGAGCAGCGAGAGCACCGCCCACGCGACGTCGCTCGCAGCCTGGCGGCCTGCCTCATCGAGCGCCGCCGGCGCAGCATCAACGGGGCCGCCCGCTACGTCCGGGCGGCTCACTTTCCTTGCGGCCTCTTATCCATGGAGTTCGTAAACGGAGATCGGCGCCGCTTTTCCCTTGATGCGCGCCATGCGGCGGGTGGTGGTGAGGAGGCCCTTGATCTTGTTGAACGTTCCCTCATCGGCGAGGATCTGATTCGGCTCGGCGATCGCTTGCAAGCGGCTTGCGAGATTGACGGCGTCGCCGATGACTGTGTATTCAAGCCGGCGCTCGGAACCGATGTGGCCGGCGACGACGTCGCCCGTTGCAAGGCCGATGCTCACCGAGAGCGGCCACGTCACGCCCGGCTGGGCGTTGAGAAGGTGGACTTGCTCGAGGATCTGGCGCGCTGCGGTCACCGCTCGTCGCGCATCGTCTTCGGCCGGTATCGGCGCGCCAAACACGGCCATGATGCCGTCGCCGTAGAACTTGTCGAGCAGACCGTTGTTCGCGAAAATGACGTTCACCACCGGCGCCAAATACCGGTTGAGAAGTTCGACGACTTCTTCCGGCATGAGGCGCTCCGATAGTTCCGTGAAGCCGCGGATATCGGCGAAGAGCATGGTGGCGGTTTGGCGGGTGCCGCCGAGCACGACGGAGTCGGGATCTTTCATGAGATCGCCGACGACGTGAGGCGCGAGGTAGCGGGAGAAAGATCGCGCGATGGCGCGGCTCTTCTCCTCGTGCATCAAATTCTCGGCCTCGAGCGCGCGGCTATCGGTCAAATCGTTGAGCACGACAGCCGTGCCCATGCCGCCGTTGGCAAGATCGCGAATGCGGAAAAACGTGATCTGCAGGACGATCGGACCGCGGATGAAGTGGGATCCGGCGATCTCGGTTTGGAGCCGCGCGTCGGTGCCTGCGCGGTACTGGTCGAGCAGCGCGGTGAAACCGGGGAGCCATGTGTTGAGCAGGCGCGCGTGCCGGCCGACGATCGTGGTGGCCGACAGGCCGAACGTCATTTCCGCCGCCCGGTTGAACTGCACGATGTTCTGCTGCGCGTCTAACACCACAACGCCGGACGCGATGGATTCGAGGATCTCGTCGTTTTGCGTCTTGGTGGACGAAAGTTTGCCAAAGCTCTCGCTCAGG is a window from the Candidatus Eremiobacteraceae bacterium genome containing:
- a CDS encoding adenylate/guanylate cyclase domain-containing protein, producing MKPRTLAVFVLNADDINYMDQDRRDNPWARISSRLDEALDGARHLADGPAVPGTSSAAKLIELLAEARREVRARDLEGKVASTRAQRLDDELDQQRRRADTIVRTGKAINSVRELPALLQLIVDLSVEALNAERGLIVVPDPAGGRREFRAVRNLDAALVERPEFAVSRSVVDRVLDRGEAIATTDALDERDITVTATIRSLHIRSIVCVPIKGKEGVIGALYVDSRIRTDTVLHHDPELLSTIADQAAVAIDNARLYEDLSESFGKLSSTKTQNDEILESIASGVVVLDAQQNIVQFNRAAEMTFGLSATTIVGRHARLLNTWLPGFTALLDQYRAGTDARLQTEIAGSHFIRGPIVLQITFFRIRDLANGGMGTAVVLNDLTDSRALEAENLMHEEKSRAIARSFSRYLAPHVVGDLMKDPDSVVLGGTRQTATMLFADIRGFTELSERLMPEEVVELLNRYLAPVVNVIFANNGLLDKFYGDGIMAVFGAPIPAEDDARRAVTAARQILEQVHLLNAQPGVTWPLSVSIGLATGDVVAGHIGSERRLEYTVIGDAVNLASRLQAIAEPNQILADEGTFNKIKGLLTTTRRMARIKGKAAPISVYELHG